The sequence GGTTCAGAACAACAACCAGGAAGTTATTCTACATGAGAACTGGTTCAGAACAACAACCAGGAAGTTATTCTACATGAGAACTGGTTCAGAACAACAACCAGGAAGTTATTCTGCATGAGAACTGGTTCAGAACAACAACCAGGAAGTTATTCTACGTGAGAACTGGTTCAGAACAACAACCAGGAAGTTATTCTGCATGAGAACTGGTTCAGAACAACAACCAGGAAGTTATTATACATGAGAACTGGTTCAGGACAGCAACCAGGAAGTTATTCTACATGAGAACTGGTTCAGAACAACAACCAGGAAGTTTTTCTACATGAGAACTGGTTCAGAACAGCAACCAGGAAGTTATTCTACATGAGAACTGGTTCAGAACAGCAACCAGGAAGTTATTCTACATGAGAACTGGTTCAGAACAACAGCCAGGACGTTATTCTACATGAGAACTGGTTCAGAACAGCAACCAGGAAGTTATTCTACATGAGAACTGGTTCAGAACAGCAACCAGGAAGTTATGCTACATGAGAACTGGTTCAGAACAGCAACCAGGAAGTTATTCTACATGAGAACTGGTTCAGAACAGTCTCAGAAGAGTTTAATAAACAAGAAAATAGCATAGATACAAGTATTTGTGATTCAGGTCAAATATCTTATATTTTCAAGCACTGGAGCGATTATGTTTTGTATTTTACTAGTTGCGATTTGTAACTATAACACTCTGTAGCTTCATAAATCATTTTTGTAACCGAATGCCTCTATTCAATCAGATCTCCTTTAGCTGACATCTCCATAGTGGTTGTTTTGGCTGTGTCAGAGGTCGAACTGTGTTAAAGTTGTTCAATCCACAAGCGGCTCCAggcattatacctaaagcagACATTGCCATTGGCAGCACGGAGTCACATTTTATACATGGGCTCTATTCAGTCTTTATAGCTGAAGGGTTACAGATTCCccaatagaaatgtaaaggttatttcagattgagccgacataggcagcgtttactgtgaatgcagtctctgctaaAAGCAGGATCATCGCCTTTAAATGTAATTAATGCTGTTAAACTGAAGTTCCATGATGCGGATGATGCCAGGTACCCCAAGTGGGTGGATGTTTCCCTTAAGGACCTATGGGTCTAAAATGAGCAAACTCCACTCAACCAGGACACCGGGCCATGCAAAACGAACTCAACCATTGCTAGCAAAGTTTAGGCCTGCACGGTGTCTTTATTTACAATAATCATTCTGTGCCAACACACATCTAATTGTAAAAAGTGAACATATACCTGTGTATGGGGTCACCCTGATAGTAGGTTTTTATACAGTACCCAAGACCAGTCTTTGAGTAAATCTGAGCATGGGAAAAAGAGCTACTGCTTAAATACTGTAATGCAGGTTTGATTGAATGGATCCCTTAACCTTTATAGTGAAAAGGATGTCCTGTTGTCTGCCTGTCATCCTATACACAGGTATGTGACATCAACCGACACCAGGCAGGGTAAAACTCCAATACCATCGTTTGTGGTTCAGTTCTTTGTTACACGGCCATCATCACCACTACTTTAAAAACTGGTGGATGAAGACACGTCAAACTAATGATCGGGTGTGTTTTTATGATGAAATTCTTGCATCTTATTTTTGCCAGAACATATTTGTACACATTTCAGTCTTGCCTTTTGACAACGATACTAGGCCTACTGCCTTTCTTCAACATATAACTTGACAGCCATAGAGGTTAAACAAAAAATAAAGACACCAGCAGAGATTAACACATATTTATTTCAGTTGTTCATATTCATTAATTTCGAAAACTTGATTCAGAGACACAGTAACCAGCACAGATAGGAAAACGTTGTATTTCTTTCCTATCCAACATAGATCCTGAGGATGAGCAAcaagaacaaacaaaaaaaaccaGCAAAGATGAACCCACATATTGATTTCAgttgttcattcattcatttcaaAAACTTCACAGAGTTTCACAGAGACAAAACCAGGCCAGATAAGAGAAAAGACAAGCTGAGCAACATGAAGTTGAGTCCAGAGACTGAAGAACCGTTGACGTTACAGAGGTCAGTCTGACAGCAGCTGACCTGGATCCCCCATAAGGCTCCTGGAATGGTGTTGATGGAGGCGGGTGTTCTACATGACAAGCTGTTGGTACAGGTCTTAGAAATGTACTGGAACCccactggtgacagacagtggAAGATAGATGAACTGGTTAAGATGAACTGGTTAAAGGGCTGGCAAATTGATTGATTGAGTCTATAACTGATAAGAGAAACAGTGAGGTATAATTTATTTTATATACTGACATGACAGAATTATTGACAATACTTATTTCAGTTTTCACTAACCTACATAGGCAAAGTGACTGGTACCCCTGTCCAAAACCCTACCTACAAAGAgatgtattaatgtatctattgATTTACAGAGTATCTGTGCTCTTACAGATTTGGCCGACGGCGGtcatgcaggtgtcatttgggacatagcAGTTCTCTATGTTCTGGTTGCATTGAGCATTGCTGTGTGTGTCTTCACAGGCATAACACTGCAGTGCCTCCACTGAAACACCACAATGAAACATACAGGACACGTGTAAAACATCACTGAAATTCTTTAGATATTGACAGAACACACAATTCGAACTACACAGAAATCCAGTAATTAGATTACAGTGAAAGTCACGCGCACAACACACATGATTTAGGTAATATACCATGATGATAGATAATTAATTCCAAAATACATACCTGCAACATTCCCAAGCAAAATGGGCATAAGTAACACAAGAATGGTCTTCATGACTGATAATGTGAGTTCTGACGATTTTATCTTGCTGTAATAAAGTTGTCTCGTCTCTGTTGGGGGTTTAAATAGCCAGGTGTGTTTGTGAAAGTCTACAGATTGTTACCAAGCAGAATCCACAACAATATTCAGAACCATTGTGTAACATGAAAGATTTGTGATATCTTGTTTCATTTACTCCCTATAATTACTGTATACCACAGTtaccaacaaacaaaaaaatactcaaacatcggaggctgctgaggggagaacggctcataataatgtctggaacggagggGAAACGGAACAGCACCAAACACATGGATCCCATTCCACTCTATCCACTACCATGAGACCAGCCTCCTGTGTAAAGATTAGTGGATGTAGAGTGGCTTCAGTCAAACTGGATGTCACACCTTGGGTTTTATGAGTCTGAAAATAACCAAATTAGCTCATTAAATTAGATAACCAAGTGGTTTCACTCATGGCTGTAAACATCCAGTTTGTGGGGGACTGATTTGGGGAGTTGGTaattgcttaccgcccaaataggtccacagacgatgcaatctcaaccacactgcacactgccctaacccacctggacaagaggaatacctatgtgagaatgctgttcatcgactacagctcggcattcaacaccatagtaccctccaagctcgtcatcaagctcgagaccctgggtctcgaccccgccctgtgcaactgggtactggacttcctgacgggccgcccccaggtggtgagggtaggcaacaacatctcctccccgctgatcctcaacacgggggccccacaagggtgcgttctgagccctctcctgtactccctgttcacccacgactgcgtggccacgcacgcctccaactcaatcatcaagtttgcggacgacacaacagtggtaggcttgattaccaacaacgacgagacggcctacagggaggaggtgagggcccttggagtgtggtgtcaggaaaataacctcacactcaacgtcaacaaaactaaggagatgattgtggacttcaggaaacagcagagggaacaccccctatccacatcgatggaacagtagtggagagggtagctagttttaagttcctcggcatacacatcacagacaaactgaattggtccactcacactgacagcgtcgtgaagaaggcgcagcagcgcctattcaacctcaggaggctgaaaaaattcggcttgtcaccaaaagcactcacaaacttctacagatgcacaatcgagagcatcctggcgggctgtatcaccgcctggtacggcaactgctccgccctcaaccgtaaggctctccagagggtagtgaggactgcacaacgcatcaccgggggcaaactacctgccctccaggacacctacaccacccgttgttacaggaaggccataaagatcatcaaggacatcaaccacccgaaccactgcctgttcaccccgctatcatccagaaggcgaggtcagtacaggtgcatcaaagctgggaccgagagactgaaaaacagcttctatctcaaggccatcagactgttaaatagccaccactaacattgagtggctgctgccaacacactgtcattgacactgacccaactccagccattttaataatgggaattgatggaaatgatgtaaatatatcactagccactttaaacaatgctaccttatataatgttacttaccctacattattaatctcatatgcatatgtatatactgtactctacaacatcgactgcatccttatgtaacacatgtatcactagccactttaactatgccactttgtttactttgtctacacactcatctcatatgtatatactgtactcgataccatctactgtatgctgctctgtaccatcactcattcatatatccttatgtacatgttccttatccccttacactgtgtataagacagtagttttggaattgttagttagattacttgttggttatcactgcattgtcggaactagaagcacaagcatttcgctacactcgcattaacatctgctaaccatgtgtatgtgacaaataaaatttgatttgattttgattaggTAGGGGTGTGTTCTCTTGTGGCAGTGGGCTTTAGCTTTAGTTATGTTAATTAAGGCTATACATTAGAGTGCATTAGGTTTGTGTGGGTGTTGTCTGTGATTGATGTCTTTTTAGATCATATGATGTAATGTTGGGTAGAACCTGACCCAGGAGTCATGACTTATATCAGATCTGTGATTAGGGACTGATTCCAATAGAATGGTATTTGTACTTACAATATTATTTTACATATTAACATATGTAACATATAATATTATTAGATTATATTTGTAATCTCATTGAAGATCTTTTGCCATGGTAGCCACAGAAGCCCAGCGGCGCTGTCAGACCGTGGCCGCTGGGACCTTGGGTGTTGTGGGGGACCTTCCTCTGGGGTCGAGGCTCCCTTTCCTCTGTAGGTATAACAGTgaaatacaagcccttaaccaacaatgcagtttataAAAATACTAGGCTTCAGCTAGAAGTCAAGACATACCACCCCATATTTACAAAGGGGTCGAGAGAGGGCCTGTCTTGTCTTAACGTAACAGCCAATCAACAATGCTTATGCAGATTTAATCCTTGCACAATCTTCTGGGGGTGATCTACTGTATCCCGTAAGTGAAAAGACTGTTCAAAGAAGTACCTCCCCTAGACCCATTTTTATCCAAGTTACCCACTCCTATCCATTAGGATAAGTGGTTTGTTCCATTCTGGTTAATAGAGAACTATTTAGGATTAAGACTTGTCAATTGCTCACTGGCAGATCTGAGTTCCTAACATAAGCTTAACTGACCACCGTGTGATTGAATGTACATGTGATGATGTAATGAACAACAGACATTTTCCATCACCGATGAAACTTGGTAGAAACTGTTGTCTGCAGCATCAGCGGATAGTAATATTATATGTTACAAATGTTAATGTGTAAAATAATCTTCTTCTAAGCACAAATACCATTCTATAGAAATCAGTCCCTAATCACCGATCCGATATATGTGGTCATGACTCCCGGGTCAGGTTCTACCCGACATTACATCATATGATCTAAACAGACATCAATCAAAGACAACACCCACACAAACCTAATGAACTCTATTGTATAGTCTTAATTAACATAACTAAAGCCCACAGCCTCAAGAGAACACACCCCTACCTAATTACC comes from Oncorhynchus gorbuscha isolate QuinsamMale2020 ecotype Even-year linkage group LG24, OgorEven_v1.0, whole genome shotgun sequence and encodes:
- the LOC124012104 gene encoding prostate stem cell antigen-like codes for the protein MKTILVLLMPILLGNVAVEALQCYACEDTHSNAQCNQNIENCYVPNDTCMTAVGQILGFQYISKTCTNSLSCRTPASINTIPGALWGIQVSCCQTDLCNVNGSSVSGLNFMLLSLSFLLSGLVLSL